A genomic stretch from Megachile rotundata isolate GNS110a chromosome 1, iyMegRotu1, whole genome shotgun sequence includes:
- the GlyRS gene encoding glycine--tRNA ligase, giving the protein MQYILRNLYFLCRKSTPSACNNILVNKQSFRGFSVTARLTDFSKWGTNKKNRKVKIQIFPDMSDPKIEEILSPLRDSVKAQGDYVRKLKSDGAPELDIKKAVAELKLRKKLLEDKELSLSETTVFDKARMEDLLKRRFFYDQSFAIYGGITGQFDFGPMGCALKTNLLNVWRNFFVLEEQMLEVDCSMLTPEPVLKASGHVERFADLMVKDTKTGECFRLDHLIKSHLEKVISDKKTDENTRAECRDIIIKLDGMTKDEMAAIISKFKIKSPLSGNELTEPIEFNLMFATQIGPSGLVKGFLRPETAQGIFVNFKRLLAFNQEKLPFAAAQIGNAFRNEISPRSGLIRVREFTMAEIEHFCDPSDKSHPKFETVRDLSVLLYSACNQMDGKSAQHITLGDAVLTKLIANETLGYFMGRIYQFLVKVGIDKKKLRFRQHMGNEMAHYACDCWDAECLTSYGWIECVGCADRSAYDLTQHTKATGVKLVAEKKLSAPKNVDVCEIVPNKVLIGKTFKKDSKLVQDALSELNENSINIMETELNENGEYNLKLSNDTEVKITKDMIQVKRYQKTVHVEEIIPSVIEPSFGIGRIMYAIFEHNFRTREGDEKRTYLSLPPVVAPLKCSVLPLSSNEEFMPYVKQLSQNLTKVDISHKVDDSSGSIGRRYARTDEIAIPFGITIDFDTLKMPHSATLRERDSMGQVRINLDELPNVVRDLANGKITWAEVEAKYPKFEQQESTES; this is encoded by the exons ATGCAGTACATTTTGCGTAACTTGTACTTTCTTTGTAGAAAATCTACACCAAGTGCATGTAACAATATTTTAGTTAATAAACAATCTTTTCGAGGATTCTCTGTCACCGCTAGGTTAACTGATTTTAGTAAGTGGGGTACGAACAAGAAAAATCGAAAagtgaaaatacaaattttcccGGATATGTCTGATCCAAAGATTGAAGAGATCTTGTCTCCTCTTCGGGACAGTGTTAAAGCACAA ggTGACTATGTACGTAAGCTCAAGTCAGATGGAGCTCCAGAATTGGATATTAAGAAAGCAGTTGCAGAACTTAAACTTCGTAAGAAGTTGTTGGAAGACAAGGAGTTATCTCTTTCAGAAACAACAGTATTTGATAAAGCGAGAATGGAAGATCTCTTAAAGCGTAGATTTTTCTATGATCAATCTTTTGCAATTTATGGCGGAATTACTGGCCAATTTGATTTTGGCCCAATGGGTTGTGCATTAAAAACGAATTTATTAAACGTTTGGAGAAATTTCTTTGTATTGGAAGAACAAATGTTAGAAGTTGATTGTTCTATGTTAACGCCAGAACCTGTACTTAAAGCATCTGGACATGTTGaaagatttgcagatttaatgGTTAAAGATACGAAAACTGGAGAATGTTTTAGACTAGATCATTTAATTAAATCACATTTAGAAAAAGTTATTAGCGATAAAAAAACTGATGAAAACACACGTGCAGAATGTAGAGATATTATTATTAAGTTAGATGGTATGACTAAAGATGAAATGGCTGCGATcatatctaaatttaaaataaaatctccACTTTCTGGAAATGAGCTAACAGAGCCAATAGAGTTTAACTTGATGTTTGCAACTCAAATTGGGCCCTCTGGTCTTGTAAAAGGATTTTTAAGGCCAGAAACTGCTCAAGgcatttttgtaaatttcaagagATTACTTGCATTTAATCAAGAAAAGTTGCCATTTGCTGCAGCACAGATTGGAAATGCATTTCGAAATGAAATATCCCCAAGATCTGGTCTAATAAGAGTGAGAGAATTCACAATGGCAGAGATAGAACATTTTTGTGATCCTAGTGACAAAAGTcatcccaaatttgaaacagtTCGAGATTTAAGCGTGCTTTTGTATTCTGCTTGCAATCAAATGGATGGAAAAAGTGCACAACATATAACTTTAGGCGATGCAGTCTTAACAAAACTTATAGCTAATGAAACTTTAGGATATTTTATGGGTAGGATCTATCAGTTTCTAGTTAAAGTTGGAattgataaaaagaaattacGTTTCCGTCAACATATGGGAAATGAAATGGCTCATTATGCATGTGACTGTTGGGATGCAGAGTGTTTAACTTCTTATGGCTGGATCGAGTGCGTTGGTTGTGCAGACCGCTCCGCCTACGATCTTACTCAACATACAAAAGCAACTGGTGTAAAATTAGTAGCAGAGAAAAAATTGTCAGCACCAAAAAATGTTGATGTATGTGAAATAGTACCAAATAAAGTTCTGATTGGAAAAACGTTCAAAAAAGATAGTAAATTAGTTCAAGATGCATTATCAGAATTAAACGAgaatagtattaatattatgGAAACTGAACTTAACGAAAATGgagaatataatttaaaactttctaATGATACAGaagtaaaaattacaaaagataTGATTCAAGTAAAGCGATATCAAAAAACTGTACATGTAGAAGAGATCATTCCATCTGTAATTGAACCATCTTTTGGTATTGGTCGAATTATGTATGCTATTTTTGAGCATAACTTTAGAACAAGGGAAGGAGATGAAAAACGAACTTATCTTAGTTTACCACCAGTTGTGGCTCCTCTGAAGTGTTCAGTGTTACCACTTAGTAGTAATGAGGAATTTATGCCATATGTAAAACAATTAT CTCAGAATCTCACGAAAGTAGATATTTCGCATAAGGTAGATGATTCTTCTGGCAGCATTGGACGCAGATATGCCCGAACGGACGAAATTGCAATACCATTTGGTATAACTATAGATTTTGATACACTGAAAATGCCTCATAGTGCTACACTTCGTGAACGTGACAGTATGGGCCAAGTCAGAATAAAT TTGGATGAACTTCCAAATGTAGTAAGGGATTTGGCTAATGGAAAAATTACATGGGCAGAAGTTGAGGCAAAGTATCCTAAGTTTGAACAACAAGAATCAACAGAATCatag